In Pseudomonas lalkuanensis, the following are encoded in one genomic region:
- a CDS encoding heavy metal sensor histidine kinase, giving the protein MHGLSLTARLGLLFAACTAAVSLIAGVLFSRASEAHFIELDQQLLETRLDAFRALVSGVDSPATLAPRLEALQAELRLHPDLTLRLEGRNGSYWFNSADGLRAPAREGLHDWQQDGIDYRVLSAPLRPEDPDSPRLALALDITHHQHFLERMQRLIWLTVGLSALATALLGAWAARSGLRPLHRMAEVAAGVSASSLTTRLADDQVPQELVELVRAFNAMLGRLDDAFQRLSAFSADIAHELRTPLSNLLTQTQVILSQDRGKDEYREALHSNLEELQRLAQMVGDMLFLAKAEHGLLATRREPLALGAELDTLLDYFSPLAEDRQVTMSRSGDARLRADRNMLRRALSNLLDNALRFTPEGGRIELNLASDAHGLSLTVANSGPEVPAELLPRLFDRFYRADPARREGREHAGLGLAITRSIVRAHGGEIRCESANGWTRFILEFPTP; this is encoded by the coding sequence ATGCACGGACTCTCCCTCACCGCCCGCCTGGGCCTGCTGTTCGCCGCCTGCACCGCCGCCGTCTCGCTGATCGCCGGGGTGCTGTTCAGCCGCGCCAGCGAAGCGCACTTCATCGAACTCGACCAGCAACTGCTGGAAACCCGCCTGGATGCCTTCCGCGCCCTGGTCAGCGGCGTCGACAGCCCCGCCACCCTGGCGCCTCGGCTGGAAGCCCTGCAAGCCGAACTGCGCCTGCACCCGGATCTCACCCTGCGACTGGAAGGCCGCAATGGCAGTTACTGGTTCAACAGTGCTGACGGCCTTCGCGCACCGGCTCGCGAAGGGCTCCATGACTGGCAGCAAGATGGCATCGACTACCGGGTGCTGAGCGCGCCACTGCGACCCGAAGACCCGGATTCGCCACGACTGGCACTGGCCCTGGACATCACCCATCACCAGCACTTTCTCGAACGCATGCAGCGGCTGATCTGGCTTACCGTGGGGCTCTCCGCCCTGGCCACCGCCCTGCTCGGCGCCTGGGCCGCACGTAGCGGCCTGCGCCCCCTGCACCGCATGGCCGAGGTGGCCGCCGGGGTTTCCGCCAGCTCCCTGACCACCCGCCTGGCCGACGATCAGGTCCCTCAGGAGCTGGTGGAACTGGTACGCGCCTTCAACGCGATGCTGGGCAGGCTGGACGATGCCTTCCAGCGGCTTTCCGCCTTCTCCGCCGACATCGCCCACGAGTTGCGCACGCCGCTGTCGAACCTGCTGACCCAGACCCAGGTGATCCTCAGCCAGGATCGCGGCAAGGACGAATATCGCGAAGCCCTCCACTCCAACCTGGAAGAGCTCCAGCGACTGGCCCAGATGGTCGGCGACATGCTGTTCCTGGCCAAGGCAGAGCACGGCCTGCTGGCGACCCGTCGCGAGCCCCTGGCGCTGGGAGCCGAACTGGACACCCTGCTGGACTACTTCAGCCCCCTGGCCGAGGACCGCCAGGTGACCATGAGCCGCAGTGGCGATGCCCGGCTCAGGGCCGACCGGAACATGCTGCGCCGTGCGCTTTCCAATCTGCTGGACAATGCCCTGCGCTTCACCCCGGAAGGCGGGCGCATCGAACTGAACCTGGCCAGCGATGCCCACGGCCTCAGCCTCACCGTGGCCAACAGCGGTCCGGAAGTACCCGCGGAACTGCTGCCGCGACTCTTCGACCGCTTCTACCGTGCCGACCCCGCGCGCCGCGAGGGTCGCGAGCATGCCGGCCTGGGCCTGGCCATCACCCGCTCCATCGTGCGCGCCCATGGCGGAGAAATCCGCTGCGAATCCGCCAACGGCTGGACGCGCTTCATCCTCGAATTCCCCACCCCCTGA
- a CDS encoding heavy metal response regulator transcription factor produces MKLLIVEDEPKTGQFLRQGMTEAGLAADLATNGLDGRDLALAGGYDLIILDVMLPGLDGWQVLRSLRQAGLQVPVLFLTARDAVEERVHGLELGADDYLIKPFAFAELLARVRTLLRRGASAPQETSLDLGDLHLDLLSRRVERGGRRIDLTTKEFALLEFLLRRQGEVLPKTLIAAEVWDMHFDSETNVIEVAVRRLRAKLDDDFPTKLIHTVRGMGYVLEAREG; encoded by the coding sequence ATGAAGCTACTGATAGTCGAAGACGAACCCAAGACCGGCCAGTTCCTGCGCCAGGGCATGACCGAAGCCGGCCTGGCCGCGGACCTCGCCACCAACGGCCTCGACGGCCGGGACCTGGCCCTTGCCGGCGGATACGACCTGATCATCCTCGACGTGATGCTCCCCGGCCTCGACGGCTGGCAGGTACTGCGCAGCCTGCGCCAGGCCGGTCTGCAGGTTCCGGTGCTGTTCCTGACCGCGCGGGACGCCGTGGAAGAACGCGTCCACGGCCTGGAACTGGGCGCCGACGACTACCTGATCAAGCCCTTCGCCTTCGCCGAACTCCTCGCCCGCGTACGCACCCTGCTCCGCCGTGGCGCCAGCGCCCCACAGGAGACCAGCCTGGACCTGGGCGACCTGCACCTCGACCTGCTGAGTCGTCGGGTCGAACGCGGCGGCCGGCGCATCGACCTCACAACCAAGGAGTTCGCCCTGCTGGAATTCCTCCTGCGGCGCCAGGGCGAAGTGCTGCCCAAGACACTGATCGCCGCCGAGGTCTGGGACATGCACTTCGACAGCGAAACCAATGTCATCGAAGTGGCCGTCCGCCGGCTGCGGGCGAAGCTGGACGACGATTTCCCCACCAAGCTGATCCATACCGTGCGCGGCATGGGCTACGTGCTGGAGGCGCGCGAAGGCTGA
- the queF gene encoding NADPH-dependent 7-cyano-7-deazaguanine reductase QueF (Catalyzes the NADPH-dependent reduction of 7-cyano-7-deazaguanine (preQ0) to 7-aminomethyl-7-deazaguanine (preQ1) in queuosine biosynthesis): MHHPAEHSPLGKSSEYVSTYSPELLFPISRVTKWNELGLTAATLPYQGVDFWNCYELSWLTPSGKPVVAIGEFAIPADSPNIIESKSFKLYLNSLNQSVYTSAAELEQVLARDLSGAAGAPVAVRVRSLAEVEAEGVATSPGICIDELDVAIDRYEHPQPELLRAENGQAEEALHSHLLKSNCPVTGQPDWGTVAVEYRGAKRLDHASFLAYLISFRQHADFHEQCVERIFLDLKRLLEPELLTVHARYVRRGGLDINPYRSTHHVQPDNCRLVRQ; encoded by the coding sequence ATGCACCATCCCGCCGAACATTCGCCGCTGGGCAAGTCCAGCGAGTACGTCAGCACCTACAGCCCGGAGCTGCTGTTCCCCATTTCCCGCGTGACCAAGTGGAACGAACTGGGGCTGACCGCTGCGACCTTGCCGTATCAGGGCGTGGACTTCTGGAACTGCTACGAGCTGTCCTGGCTGACGCCGTCCGGTAAGCCGGTGGTGGCGATTGGCGAGTTCGCCATTCCGGCCGATTCGCCGAACATCATCGAGTCCAAGTCGTTCAAGCTCTACCTCAACTCGCTGAACCAGTCCGTCTACACCAGTGCCGCCGAGCTGGAGCAGGTGCTGGCGCGGGACCTGAGTGGGGCGGCTGGCGCGCCGGTCGCGGTGCGGGTGCGCAGCCTGGCGGAGGTGGAGGCCGAAGGCGTCGCCACGTCCCCGGGCATCTGCATCGATGAGCTTGACGTGGCTATCGACCGTTATGAGCATCCGCAGCCCGAGTTGCTGCGCGCCGAAAACGGCCAGGCGGAAGAAGCGCTGCATAGCCATCTGCTGAAGTCCAACTGCCCGGTTACCGGTCAGCCGGACTGGGGCACGGTGGCGGTGGAGTACCGCGGTGCGAAGCGCCTGGATCACGCCAGCTTCCTGGCCTACCTGATCAGCTTCCGTCAGCATGCCGACTTCCATGAGCAGTGCGTGGAGCGCATTTTCCTAGACCTCAAGCGCCTGCTGGAGCCGGAGCTGCTCACGGTTCACGCCCGCTACGTACGCCGCGGCGGTCTGGACATCAATCCCTACCGCAGCACCCACCACGTCCAGCCGGACAATTGCCGTCTGGTACGGCAGTAA
- a CDS encoding DUF4404 family protein, translating into MPERLQQQLQQLRDQLAQEPPLDAEERASLIELMQEIELRLAQDAAMAPDATLVDGVNLAVERFETRHPTLAGTLRNIMQSLANMGI; encoded by the coding sequence ATGCCTGAACGCCTGCAGCAGCAACTGCAACAACTGCGCGACCAGCTGGCCCAGGAACCGCCGCTGGATGCGGAGGAACGCGCATCGCTGATCGAGTTGATGCAGGAAATCGAACTGCGCCTGGCCCAGGATGCCGCCATGGCGCCGGACGCCACCCTGGTGGATGGGGTCAACCTGGCCGTCGAGCGCTTCGAAACCCGTCACCCGACCCTGGCCGGGACCTTGCGGAACATCATGCAGAGCCTTGCCAATATGGGCATCTGA